The following are encoded together in the Oncorhynchus clarkii lewisi isolate Uvic-CL-2024 chromosome 25, UVic_Ocla_1.0, whole genome shotgun sequence genome:
- the LOC139383531 gene encoding ATPase inhibitor B, mitochondrial-like, with amino-acid sequence MARFLRPDVRSLLTTQLRMTSNQLGELGKGAGKGGGGGGSVREAGGALGKKQAAEEEMYFRRKEQEQLAALKQHHQEEIDHHKKEISRLQSEIDRHKGKIRKLNHDD; translated from the exons ATGGCAAGGTTTTTGAGACCCGACGTTAGGAGTCTACTCACCACACAGCTAAGGATGACATCTAACCAG CTGGGTGAGTTGGGCAAAGGTGCAGGGAAAGGAGGGGGTGGCGGAGGATCTGTCAGAGAGGCAGGAGGAGCCCTTGGAAAGAAACAGGCCGCAGAGGAGGAAATGTACTTCAG ACGTAAAGAGCAGGAACAGTTGGCTGCACTGAAACAGCACCACCAAGAGGAGATTGATCACCACAAGAAGGAGATTTCGAGGCTGCAGAGCGAGATTGACCGTCACAAGGGGAAAATTAGGAAGCTGAATCATGATGATTGA